In the genome of Juglans microcarpa x Juglans regia isolate MS1-56 chromosome 6S, Jm3101_v1.0, whole genome shotgun sequence, the window GTAAGTTAGTCTGTTATTGtgtcaattttcaaatttgcaaataaatttattctaaatataatattaatatagcaTTCACTAATGTGACAGCTACTATTGGTataattcactattaaaaatcAGTAGTTGGACTGTTTGCCcccatcaaaatttatttatttatttattgagacGGCGAAATCAATACTCAATTTTACATTTAACGTGTTGGCCAGAGTAGCTAAGGTTTTTTTTCACCAATTGGCATGCATTTGACTTCtcaataagaaaattaaagatcgaagtttataaatttatttttatataatttctttataattaaaatatttatttctcttcaCAACAATTAAGTGTTGCTTGGGCATAAAGTTTCATCGGGCCCAACTATAAATTTGGGCCCGGCTCAAGATGACCGCACCAAATTCCAATGCCCCGTCCCACTGAAAGCCTGGAAATGGCTAGAAACGCAAGAAATTGAAACAAATAACAATGATGACGGCGGATCGGAGGCTATGCGCACAGATGGCGGCGAGGTCGAGCTCACTAAGGTAGCCGGAGGACTGGATTGCGACAGTCGTGGACAACACGTCCAGCCTGTTAAAAATGACTGGAGAAGGAGTGGGTTATTtttaaatggtattttttttatttattttaaaagttatatatgcttaaactgtttttttttttttagttttcattttatatttaagaaatttaaattttgccCGTATATTAATTGATCTGTCGGTGGTGGTGAACGAAATTAATTAAGGGGATCTCAAACGAGCCAAAGCATGATTCCAACTAGAAAGTGCAGCaataattttcacttttttgaaGTTGGCCGGATTGATAGTTCTTACGTACAGTACCAATTGCCGTCCTACTGCATGGCtctattaaattaataattcagCGACTACTCGGACTTTTTATCCTGAGGTTGGTGTCAGAGTTCCGTACTCCTGGAGAAAATAGAGGGAGTCCGTGCTTCTATTGTTTAGAAGACAAGtcgtttagttttatttttagagattatTTTTTCTGTTAGAATAaggttttataaaaattaaaataatattcgtcataaaaaaattaatatgcaaTGGTGTTATAGAGCAAATGCATAATTTGGCttgtaatttagattttttttgtattaataaatCACAACTGTAATTTAGatttattgaatgaaatgaaatctttttcgaaaaaaaaaaaatctaaggtTGGTGGTACCAATTGAAGtgaggtattttttatttttagaaagaaagacggtgttttaattttattaataattaaagtatTGGTCGGGTTTTTGTTACaaggaaacaaaaatattaataaaaaagtagttgaaaaatgttattcaaaTGTTTTTACACTACACATTATACATATAACATAATTTACtttgtaatattcaaattttaaaacttgaatattACGAATCAAATTATACAATAGATAATGTCATGTGGTGTAACAGCTTTTGAATAGAGTTATTGATGAAAGTAGTTAAGAGGattgaaaagaaaggaatatttttaaagagtaatattacatataattgTGAAGTGTGTAAATGTCGTACAGTCGCTTTAAAAATAAGtggagtttactattaaaaaattaattttttaatatagatcttctatttatttattttttaaataattacacgatACTTACACATTTATTactgtaactattatttctcatttctaaAACTAGTAGGGTAAGACAAACCAATCAGGTTGATGGGAATATCCGACCTAATTTTCTTCATATCACTTTATGATTATTCATAAAACGTGGAGCTTCGACAGTCAACCAAACATCAGCAGCAACTTTACATTATGATCATCATAATTCGCTTTACGCTTCGTCGCTTTTCGTAGAAATGAAGCAACAAAGAAATAATAGCTCAGATCAggatatataattaacttaactCTCTTTCTGTCAACTAATTAAGGATCATCTCTTTTTCACCAAAGATTTATAACGCCTCTTTGAAATCGATAGTAACGTCTActtaatcctatatatatatatatatatatatatatattgttagtCCCTCAGTCCCCTTGAAGCATGATCTACTTTCTTGCATGTTCTTTCTAACCCACTATCCATTGAACTAGCTAACAGTAATGGAGTCTAAAAATATTCCATTTTTAGCTCTCTTCCTCCTGATCTTTCTATTCGTTGTATCCAGTACTACCGCTGCACCCGCCGGGAAAATCAAGGCTCGACTGCCTTGTAAAAGGTTGGTTTTCTATTTCCATGACATTCTTTTCAATGGCAGAAACTCGAAGAATGCAACTTCAGCCATTGTAGGAGCACCAGCTGGGGCCAACACGACAATAATGGCAGGACAGAACCATTTTGGTGACTTGGTTGTGTTCGACGACCCCATTACCTTGGACAACAATCTGCACTCAACCCCAGTTGGTCGTGCCCAAGGGTTTTATCTTTACGACCAAAAGGATATTTTCACATCATGGTTTGggttctcatttgttttcaactCTACACAGCATAAGGGGAGCATAAACTTTGCCGGAGCAGATCCGATAATGAACAAGACTAGGGATATTTCAGTGGTTGGTGGCACTGGTGATTTTTTCATGTCTCGAGGGATAGCCACTTTGATGACTGATGCCTTTGAGGGAGAAGTTTATTTCCGGCTTCGTGTTGATATTAAGTTGTACGAGTGTTGGTGACAACATCATGATTTGATTGCGAGCCATATGcatcaatgcatgcatgcatgtggttGTTCGATCTCTGCATAATCATTCTCTAGTAGTTCCATTTCATCATCAATATCctttttcattgaaatctgGATTTAATTCTAAAGTAGTACTGGACAAGAAGATCATCAGTTTCATCCGAAATAATTCTATCCAATTTGGGTTAATTAACTCTTTCATGATTTCCTAATCTTTTTGTATCATGAAGTGGTTATCAATTATCATCAATAATAACAGATTGTCTCAATTTTTTGCTTGATCAAGTTATCCCAAAGACAGTTTCAGTTTTATTCCATCGGTACTTTGAGTAGTCTTGAGAACGACAATTGATGGGTGATATTCTCAaggtttttttatgttttcttttattgaaGTTCTAAAGACGTTTCAGGTCTTGTCCCTtctattcatatattatattaatgttcCATCACTTTGAGAACGACATTTGGTAATACAAACGATTGGGCCTTCGTTACGATCCATACAACTTTTGTTTATTACGGCCCAAAACTTCGCAAACCTTAAACTCGTAATTGGGCCATGCCCGCTCTTAGAAAGCATGGGCCACTAACAAAATCATGCATTACAACTACTTGGGAATTAGACTCTGCCTTCAAAAGTTGACAGTCTAAACCATTTTTCTCCCTAGCTAACACATTGAAtcaaaaacttttcatttttttgttcaaaaaatctatttataatttcgCTTATTGACACCTCCAATTCACAATTAACTAAAAACCTTACACGTCAATTATAATAAAAACCATTAATATTCTAAGACTttttcttagagagagagagagagttcgttcaattgtaaaaaaaattagtcaCGATCACAACATAATTAAAGCTTGGTCCTCTTCGTCAAGCTTTATGTTTTAATGTTCCTtagatttataataattttattaaatttatcaagATGCACAAATATAGGTgtactttctttcattttaagtATTCAATTGTTGCTTTAAATATAAagctaataattttttttgtgacaattggAGATTTTATGATGGTcaagaagtaaaaaaataataataaataaattttaacaatcaTACAAGACACCaagatttgaaatataattcGGCTTGAAGAATAGCCTACATCTAATAGCGGAGacgagttaaaaaaaaaatcgctaATCAAAAGATAGAATACAAAAGAGCGGTAACAAATTAATCAAACCCAAAGCCTCAATACACCCAAGCCTCACATTTTCACAAGAGAGAAAATACTCAATTGACTAACGTCGTATATCTAATCTTGAGCTCTCTTCTCACTTTTCTCTCCATTCTCAACTTTAAGATGCATGCTATTATAGACGAGAGTTGCATATTTTTGGAGGTGAGGATAGAGTCTAGACAAAACATGACAAACTTTAAGTTAGGTTAACAAATCAAGTCTTGCACCTAGAAGCCATAGTTCTCTCTTTATGATTGCATTTAATGCatacaaagaaaaaatgatttctCTTGACATAGGAAGTAACCGACTTTTCCCACAGTTTCTAGTCTTCATTATTGTTTGAATTGGCTAATTGATTGATACATAATAGATTTACAATGTTGATACGTAATTCTCTTCAATCCTGATTGCCTCTCTTTGATATACAATGTTGGGACATTAGATCCGAAAGCTTAAGCGAACAAGTTGAGGCCGGACAAATATATACTTTCAACACACTTCTGTGATTTCTGTCTCTTGTGGTATCGATTTGTCTGACcaactcaatttatctcaatttatttcaaatcaattattgataagACTCGTtaccttttcaattttttttaaaaaaagttaaactcatctcaaattacttcatatatttaaatacatatctcaatctatttacatttaaacacattttaatAAGACTCATAAAACATTACTATTTATAGCACAACTcaaatcatctaatatcatctCAATAGGCTAACTGCAATAAACCATTCACACACCCACAAATGGTACAACATTTACATGTACACATCACATTGATGTGTGCGCCTTGTTCTTCTAGTTTGCTTGCATTGATCATAATGTTGAAGTCCATGCCctgagcagtcattgttgactgctcagCACTCATCTCCCAACGCTCAACGCCCAGCAaatgaatgcaaaattaaatgcattcatacacaaTCATCGCCTATAAATTAAAGCTCCATATGAGAGCTTCAATTCACACCCAAGGAATAGaagataaaagagagagagcctggagagctctgagagaaaagaagagagttgagttgagtggagtgtgatcctcctcctctgtaatattttcttgtgtaccactatttaatagtgaagctcttttctgtggatgtaggcagttgccgaaccatgTTAAATTCTTgatgtcactgagtgcgtagagtgtactcttttattaccgcttttatccattccgctgtgttgatttctcCAACAAGTGATATCAGAGTAATTgttgggaagagtttttttttacaaaaaactcGTTCTTAGTGTGTagctcagttttcaaatttgagcataccactgtgttagtctcatcgagacaagaaaagcGGTAAAAACCAGAGGCCGGACGGATGCCGCACGCTCCCCACGCGCCACCTAAATATCAGAGAGTGAGCCCACTCTCGACACGCACCGCACCTGCCCAGGAGAGGCACGAGCGCGTGATACCCACTCTCAGCACGCGCCACACGCGCTCCTGAGAGAGTCTTGCGCGTGAAGTCCACGCGCACTTGATCTAGAAGGTGCGTTAGATACACGTGCCTACGCGTTCCACGCACTCCAGTGAGGTTCTAGCGCGTGATCTTCATGCGCCTACGCGCTGTTAGTCGAGCCACGTGCTGTACGTCCGACagtgttcctgttttggttcttttgctcattcaTTGTGCTATTTGAGTCCGATTTTGAtgaaacaagactcgtttccaacaaaatcaagcgtTCCGGACACAAAGGTGCTGTCCATTTTGTGATATTCCACTTCAAAGATCCTGtacttatattttgtatttagaatcagtctaaatccatggaggattcagcatcaggcaccatgataaagctgactgcctcaaactacagtaTTTGGAGGCCTTGGatggaggatctattgaactgtaaagatctgtctgaccctttggaagatgaagggaagaagccagatgaagttatggatcaagtgtggagaaagatgcacaagaagactatcggtcagatcagacaatggattgaccatagtATTTTTCACCATGTGgcccaggagacagatgcatatagcctctgGAAAAAGTTAGAGGTATCAAGTTAAGACTGTTCGAAACAAtgccctcttgatgagacggcttgttaacttgaagttgaagagcgacacctatgttgccgagcacactagcgagtttcaaaacctagttaaccagctcgaattcgtcaacctgaatcttggcgatgaagaacaaaccctgctacttctcagttcGTTACCAGATAGTTGAGAGACGCTGGTGGTTtccctcagtaactctactccagatggcaaacttaccatgacgatggttaaggatgccctgtttaatgaggaggccagacgaaaagagacaagcatgaatcaaactcatatccttgtcaccgagagtagagaaaggcctcgaggtgaTGATAGGGGAGAAGTagaggcagaaacagagggaagtctcaaccacgtggaaggtccagcaaTAGCAGGAACTAgcagacgggtaacatgaaatgttaccattgtggcaaataaggccacataaggaaaaactgccgcaagtttttaagggaacaaggtcaaagcagtaagctgaagaaagaagatggtgaaacccttgtcactctttcgggggatgtggcaatactctccaccagtgacgagacgtgtctgcacattgcaagccatgatgttgagtgggtggtagacacagcagcatcataccatgccacttcctatagtgaatttttcactacgtacaaagcaggagactttggtacggtaaggatGAGGAACGCTAGTTCctcgaagatcgtgggagttggtgaagtgcagataaaaaccaacgttagttgtaccatggtgttgaaagatgttcgacacattcctaaccttcggctcaacctgatttcgggaacagcccttgatcaacagggctatgacagctacttcagcaatggcacttggaaACTGTCACAAGATGCCATAGTTGTCGCCCGAGGACATATTTGTGGTACGTTGTACAAAACCCATGtgaagattggttttgatagcctcaatgcaggGGAAGATGAGGCATCACcgaatctgtggcacaagagactctGACATATGGGTGAGAAAAGGTTGGATACGCTTGCGAAGAAGGCACTCATTaaggttgccaaaggaatagcgtTAAACCCTCGTGAGTACtatttgtttggcaaacaacacAGAGActcgttcaattcctctacgaagGGAAGagtatgtggtcccatggaagaagagtcattaGGAGGTAATAGATATTTcatgacattcattgatgatgcttcacgaaaggtctgggtatatgttttgaagtcaaatgatcaggtcttcgagcaattcaagaatttccacaccctagtggaaagagagacgggaaagaagttgaagtgcctgcgaacggacaatggaggagaatgtGTTTCTAAAAGGCTCGCTGCATACTGCGCTGATCGCagtattcgacatgagaagacgATCCCATATACCCTtcagcacaatggtgtagccgaaagaatgaatcggaccatcattgaaagaacaagatgcatgctcagtatggctaagttaccaaagccattaTGGGGTGAAGTTGTTCGTGCTGCCTGTTACttgatcaacagatcaccttccgcactactgaaatttgaagttcctgagaaggtttggtctggaaaagatatctcttactctcacctgagagtgtttggatgcaaagcctttgcacacttatccaaggagctgagacagaagctcgatgtcaagtcaactccatgtatctttgttggatatggagatgaagaattcggatacaaattatgggatctagtgacaaagagaattgtcagaagtatggacgttgtgttccatgaaaaccagcatataggaactgaagcttcctcgatgtcagtagagcttagttcctatacacatcctgcaccattacagttcgccacagataatgaggatatgcaggatcgagatccagaagcagaagaagaagctcagggtgtcgagcagggggagcaagaaccctctccaccaACAGTtggtgtaccaccacaagggttagatggtgatgaacctcctttggttgatgaaactcaaccaagaagatcggcaagaggctgcctactgattccgtcgatgagatatccggaatcagactatattctgcttactgatgagggggagtcagagagcttccaggaagtttaaactcatgctgatagaagcctatgggtgcaaggaatgcaagaagagatgagttctttgcagaaaaatcagacctatgagttggtgaaacttcttgaaggaaagaaagccctaaagagcaaatgggtgttcaagctgaagaaagatggccaaAGAAAGCTGATAAAacacaaggccagattggttgtcaaaggattccaacagaagaagggaatcgactttgacgagatattttccccggtggtgaaaatgatgtcaatccgagtcatactcggattggtagccagcttgaatttggaactcgaacagatggatgtgaagacatcctttctccatggagatttggaggaggaaatctatatggagcaaccagaagggtttgaagctccagggaaagatcacttagtctgcaagctaaagaagagtctctatagcctcaagcaagcgccgaggcaatggtacaagaagttcgactcattcatgatgagtcatggttacaagagacttgttgtagatcagtgtgtctatgttcgaaggttccaggatgacaagtttttcatactccttctttatgttgatgatatgttaatcgttgaTGAGGATAGatccaagattaacaaactaaagaatgaactatccaagtcctttgacacGAAGGACTAGGCCCAGCACAgcaacttttgggcatgaagattgttcgtgataggaaagTCAAAAGGGTGTAACtatcacaataaaaatatgttgaacgggtcatcagacgtttcaatatgggagatgctaagccaattaatactccacttgctaaccacttcaagttgagcaagagctcgtgtccttcttcaaagaaagagattgaagaaattgaagtaatcccctactcttcagcagtaggaagcctgatgtatgcaatggtttgtaccataccaaatattgctcatgctgtaggcatggtgagcagattcctttcaaatccaggaaatgatcattgggaagcagtcaagtaGATTCTCAAGTACTTAAAAGGTACAtcgaagatgtgcttgtgttttggaggagctaaaccagttttggaaggctatacagattcagatatggcaggagatctggatagcaggaaatctacttcgagatttctcttcacttttgcaggagaagctgtctcttggcagtccaaattgcagaagtgtgttgctttatctacaactgagACAGAGTACATTGCCGCAGCAGAAGCTGGGAAAtaaatgttgtggatgaagcgttttctccaagaactaggggttagtcaagaagactacatggtacattgtgatagtcaaagtgctctagatttgagcaagaattcaatgtaccactcccgcaccaagcatattgatatccgctatcattggatacacgaagcgatggaacaacagctattgaagcttgtgaagatccatacgaaagagaatccagcggacatgctgacgaaggtggttacaagtgagaagcttgagctatgtagagacatagctgggatggatagcatctaggtaaatgggcatggagggggagaattgttgaagtccatgccctgagcagtcattgttgatTGCTCAGCACTCATCTCTCAACGCTCAACGCCCCAATGCCCAGCAaatgaatgcaaaattaaatgTATTCATACACAATCCTCgtctataaattgaagctccatacGAGAGCTTCAATTCACacccaaggaagagaagagaaaagagagagagcctggagagttctgagagaaaagaagagagttgagttgagtggagtgtaaTTCTcttcctctgtaatattttcttgtgtatcactatttaatagtgaagcttttttctgtggatgtaggcagttgccgaaccacgttaaattcttggtgtcactgagtgcgtaaagtgtactcttttattaccgcttttatcccttccactgtgttgatttccccaacacaTAATTGTCAAGTTTGGTTTCTTGTTATGTCTGTAGACTGActgaagattttttattttgaaacaagATTTAAGGTGTCTTGACTACATGACCTGAAAACTGAATATAGAATCAACGCTTGTGATGGACTGTTGCCAAACCACTTGCAAAGAATGATTCTAGAAGGGAATGTTAAGTATCTACAGATATCCTTGCTTCCAATCATTCACTCGGTTGTATTATGAAGTATCTACTGATATTTGGGTTTCTCACTCTTCACGGCTCTCAACCAGTAGTTGCTCTTTCAGATATTGCCAGTGGCTGCAAATCCCTTCGTTAGGGGACCTAGGTGATATTAGCACATGTTTTGCTTTGGTGGTTGCATGTAAAATCTTTAGGTCTTTTGTTGAATGTTACcaaaattgatttaatatatGGGAATGGTGCACCTCCCACAATTACACTATCAATGCATTTCATTGCAGGCATTCTTACTGATCTTTTTTTCGAAACTGAGAGACAAGACCTTTTTTTATTGCGGAAAGAGGGAATTGATcaataattttaatgttctgTGCAGGCACTTCTAGCATGTTGATGAAATCCTACTATTCAAgacttttcttgaatttttcatCCAATTTGTTGCGGAGAAATACCCATTATATCTGTTGTTCTTGGGCGACCCTTTTCAGTAAATGTGTATAAAATGCAAGCAATCATCCTGAAAATAGCTTTCTAAGCTagaaatgtatcttttaataatttggAAGATTTGTGTCTGGAAATTGGTTGGAAAGTATGATCTGTAGCATAATTTACTCAGTTCTACCAGATATGACCTTTAGTTGAAAATGATCGTTTTAAGTTTAGATGTGGCACTAATATGGTCTGTTGATCACAGGTTTGGTGAGATTGATTTGCCCGTTGATGACATTGCTGCAGTTTTCCTCTTGGTaagtttcctttttttcctcgTTTTATGTTTGGCTGGAAAGAAAGAATTGTGCGGCATGTTCATAGACAAGCATCGATATCACATTGGCAATGTAGCAACCATTAGAATTCTAGAAAACATGTTGGCAGATGAGGTAAGCTATGCCGGTGTGCTTCTTGTCATTGATATAGGTGTATTTTGGGGTTTCAACCTTGCTTGATGTCACCTTAAGTGGCAGTCCAGAAGCAGAAGATGAATAAGAGGTAAATAATAGGTTAGTGGAGACCATTTTCCTTGGCCATAATATGCAGTAAActtgatcaaaataagatgaaatacataataaaacGTTTGAAATTTGATTAAGCAGAAAATACAACTTTAACAATGTCTATATTTTCTGttgtttggtttttcttttcttatgcTGCAACATCTTCCCCTCTTGGAGTCATTGGGGGAGCACTAGCTAGTCATGGCGTTGCCACTTTGGTAAATTTCTATTTCTTTATATGAATACAAAGCTTTGGAGGCATAATCATGATTTAGCACTCAGTAGTAGTGCAAGTCAATTACAAATTAGAAGTTAGCTATAACTTTGCAATGCGTATTGAACTTCAAATTGTATTCTGTATGGAATATAGAATATTCTCTTATTAATAGCCTTTGTACAATGTATATGACGCAAAAGCCTGTCTCCATGGGCGGTCTGGAATTAATAGACGATTGTATCCAATTTCTGTCATTTTCTAGATTAGATCAGctcttcctcctttcttttGCACCTGTTGATGTATGTGGGCCTATTGCATTTGacaaattcttatctcatgcaGCTTGCAGTTTTGGGTGGTTCTATTCTCGGAATATCTTTGTCAGAGAAAGGTTGGTTTTTAGCTTTCAATCTTCATTAGCTCTTACAAACTCCCTGTGATATTGTTCGTGAGAAGTATAGACACCAAGTTAAATTCCATGAGCCTTCTCCTAACTTGAGATTGAATAAATTCATgggtctaactcatctcataaaaccgatTCTATCAGAGAGAATtactcatttcttataaacattaCCAAGACATTGTCCACATGCAATGTGTGATTATTCCTCAATAGAGACTAATAAGACATCATCAAGAAATCCTAAAAACTTTTACAAAACTATCCAGATGCTTATATCCAGAATCTATTATGTTGGAAACACATTAACATCATCGTACAGAATCTAGCCAGTAGATCACTTCTTTATTAGAAAACCGCCCAACCGATTATCCTAAGGAATTAGGCATCGgtattcttcttttgttgagAGGCATGTAGTCCAACAATGCAACTATCAGATTTTTATGTATCAGCCACAAATGAGTCAACTATATCACGTGCACATGTGTGTGCCTAAAGAGACCCATATGGTGGAACAATATGTTTGTACAATCAGACAAGTTCTTTCCCCCAGAGACTTTCCTAGTTGCATCTGTTAACATGCATGAAACATTTTCTACAATTTGGGCCCCACTGCTTACTTTAACTGCAACTATTATATCTTAATGGTGGAAGCATTATACTTGTTTTAGAAATTATCTATTCACTGAGGAAGTGCTTTTCTTTGTATGCAATAAGGAAATTAACAGAGTCCTCTATTCCTTGCAGGTCATTGCATACATTGGAGGTGTTCTTAGTAACATTGATTGAGATAGTAAGCTAGAatttaggaaagaaaaaaagaaaaaagttccCACATTTTCTACTTGATCAGGGGTTAAAATCTGTATGACTCATAGAACATAAATTCCCTCCATGTCCATCATGGAAGAACTGTTGTAGCagtgataattatatttttctttattagagtaaaccatttttttttttagaggggAGTTTCAAACTCCATATCTCCATTTTGAAGGCTGTGGATTATGCTAACTAGGTCACAAACCTTTAGCCAGAGTAAACCAATTTGATAGTG includes:
- the LOC121237919 gene encoding dirigent protein-like, whose protein sequence is MESKNIPFLALFLLIFLFVVSSTTAAPAGKIKARLPCKRLVFYFHDILFNGRNSKNATSAIVGAPAGANTTIMAGQNHFGDLVVFDDPITLDNNLHSTPVGRAQGFYLYDQKDIFTSWFGFSFVFNSTQHKGSINFAGADPIMNKTRDISVVGGTGDFFMSRGIATLMTDAFEGEVYFRLRVDIKLYECW